The Brevibacillus brevis genome contains a region encoding:
- the glpX gene encoding class II fructose-bisphosphatase: MERELALEIVRVTEMAALASSHWMGRGKKNEADGAATSAMRAMFDTINMRGTVVIGEGELDEAPMLYIGEKLGNPEAGGPEVDVAVDPLEGTTIVAKGHNNAMSVIAIGDRGTLLHAPDMYMMKMAVGKRAAGQINLYDPVDKMIEVVAKANNKRVQDVTVIIQERDRHQAIIDAIREKGARVKLFGDGDVGAAIAACLPHTGIDLFLGIGGAPEGVISAAAIKCLGGDMQAQLKPQNDTERERCIKMGLDNPEQLLTLNDLVKGDDAIFAATGVSDGELLQGVRYLGDDMVETHSIVMRAKTKTIRFVRAVHNTEHKPNLLWK, translated from the coding sequence GTGGAACGCGAATTGGCTCTGGAAATTGTGCGGGTAACGGAAATGGCTGCACTCGCCTCTTCTCATTGGATGGGACGCGGGAAAAAGAATGAAGCAGATGGAGCAGCGACCAGCGCCATGCGCGCCATGTTTGATACGATCAACATGAGGGGTACCGTCGTCATTGGCGAAGGTGAACTGGATGAAGCCCCCATGCTCTATATCGGTGAAAAGCTCGGTAACCCGGAAGCAGGCGGGCCTGAGGTAGATGTGGCGGTTGATCCGCTAGAAGGAACGACGATTGTCGCCAAAGGTCACAATAATGCCATGTCTGTTATCGCGATCGGCGACCGTGGAACACTCTTGCATGCACCAGACATGTACATGATGAAAATGGCCGTCGGCAAACGTGCTGCCGGACAAATCAACCTTTACGATCCCGTGGATAAAATGATAGAGGTTGTAGCAAAAGCAAACAACAAGCGCGTACAAGATGTGACTGTCATTATTCAGGAACGCGACCGCCACCAGGCGATTATTGACGCCATTCGTGAAAAGGGTGCGCGAGTGAAGCTTTTTGGAGATGGCGATGTAGGTGCTGCGATTGCTGCTTGTCTGCCGCATACAGGGATTGACCTGTTCTTGGGTATCGGTGGTGCGCCAGAGGGCGTGATCAGTGCCGCGGCGATCAAGTGCCTGGGTGGCGACATGCAAGCCCAGCTCAAGCCGCAAAACGACACCGAGCGCGAGCGCTGCATCAAAATGGGGCTCGATAATCCGGAGCAGCTCTTGACGCTGAACGATCTGGTCAAAGGGGACGACGCCATTTTTGCGGCAACAGGTGTCTCTGATGGAGAGCTGTTGCAAGGCGTGCGCTATCTCGGTGATGATATGGTGGAAACGCATTCGATCGTCATGCGTGCCAAAACCAAAACCATTCGCTTTGTCCGCGCTGTACACAATACCGAACACAAACCAAATCTTTTATGGAAGTAG
- a CDS encoding DUF86 domain-containing protein, with the protein MYDVNTKRIDQVLEHMSRMLDLLDKLSERGAKAVLADEVAVAAMERALHLSIEGIVDVGNALIDGFIMRDPGSYSDIVEILRDEQVITDEQALILTRVTDFRKHLVNDYTSVPVNEMYSLVEEAAGTIRQFEPQVRAFLKKELF; encoded by the coding sequence ATGTACGACGTGAATACAAAACGAATCGACCAAGTATTGGAACATATGTCTCGTATGCTTGATCTGTTGGACAAGCTCAGCGAACGAGGAGCCAAAGCGGTTTTGGCAGATGAAGTAGCTGTTGCAGCGATGGAGCGAGCCCTGCACTTGTCTATCGAAGGAATAGTGGATGTCGGAAACGCGCTGATCGACGGATTCATTATGCGAGATCCAGGAAGCTACAGCGACATCGTGGAAATTTTGCGGGATGAGCAAGTTATCACGGATGAACAGGCTTTGATCCTGACGCGTGTAACTGATTTCCGCAAGCATCTGGTTAATGATTATACAAGCGTGCCGGTCAATGAGATGTACAGCCTGGTAGAAGAAGCTGCCGGTACCATTCGTCAGTTTGAGCCACAGGTGAGAGCCTTCCTGAAAAAAGAACTGTTTT
- a CDS encoding amino acid ABC transporter permease, with amino-acid sequence MSNSYLQEGELVLLVLVLTFVFTVYYSKRKAKKRK; translated from the coding sequence GTGAGCAATTCCTATTTGCAGGAAGGGGAATTGGTGCTTCTCGTCCTGGTGCTAACATTTGTGTTTACCGTTTACTACTCAAAACGCAAAGCAAAAAAGCGAAAGTAA